The Methylomarinum sp. Ch1-1 genome contains the following window.
GTCTTTAATCAGGGTGACGCTATCGCCGGCCGCCAGCGGAGCGCCATTACTATCCAGGCAAGGCTCGCCGGTTTCGCTAGCGGCGGCCTCGGTCGCTTCGGCCCATTGTTGAGTCTCTTCATCCAGGTAGAGCATGGCGAGCAGGTCCTGCGCCCAACTTTCACTTTCCAAGCGTTTCAGTAATCGCCAGGCCATGACCTGAACGGCGGGGACCGGCGTCCACATGCTGTCGTTCAGGCAGCGCCAGTGATTGACATTCATGTTCTCCGGCTGCTCAATTTGTTCGCGGCAGGTTTCGCAGACCATGATGCACTGCTCGGCATCGGCATCGTTAACCGGCGGCACTTCATAGACGCTCAGCGCGGACTCGGCGCCACATAGTTCGCATTTTGAATGACAACGTTCTATTAGTGTTTGTTCGATGTTCATAGTG
Protein-coding sequences here:
- a CDS encoding PhnA domain-containing protein, with product MNIEQTLIERCHSKCELCGAESALSVYEVPPVNDADAEQCIMVCETCREQIEQPENMNVNHWRCLNDSMWTPVPAVQVMAWRLLKRLESESWAQDLLAMLYLDEETQQWAEATEAAASETGEPCLDSNGAPLAAGDSVTLIKDLDVKGANFTAKRGTLVKNIALTDNPDQIEGRVNGVRIVLLTQFLKKA